The genome window TAATCCATTATGTTTAGCGTAATCACGAAATAGTTGATCTTCTTCTTTATTAAAATGCAGTGAGATTGTTGGCATAATTATAGAACCTTTCCTTTTTTAGGCATGCTACAGGAGACAAGGTAATTTGTCTAGTAGATTATTAGTACAATCTGATACAATTGAAAAAATCGATTTAAGAAAGTTGTCAGATGAATGAGGTAAATATTCAGCTTTGGATTGGCAATAATTTTGCTGCGGAAGATAAATATCTAAAATATTTTGAACAAAATGAGGATGCTAATCCGCTAGATCCTAATTATGTTGAAGAATGTCAGTTTCTTGCCGATGTTGGTGACATCTGGTTCGATCCGAAATTTATGGTTATTCCCAAAAGATTTGCTGAATCGCAAGATCTTCAAACGATTATCGATGTTATTAAAGTGGATGAAGCAGAAAAAGCCAAAATTCGCCAAAGCGCGACGATTATAACGGATTAAATTACATTGGAAAATTTAGCTTTTGAGAGAGGTGCCCTCATGTCAACAACTGAAATTAAGATCGAACTAGATGAATTAGAAAAAAGAAAATTAGAGAAAAATGCCAATTCAATGGGGCTTAGTGTAGAAGCAGTTATTAAATTGATGATTGATCAATTTAATCGCAGCTGTCGGATCAAACGCAAAGATAGCTTGGATGATTTTTCTACTCTTCCTCGTGAGGTTGAAGAGGCGATGTTGATCGCTAAGGCTGAAGAATTTGGTTTAATTAAAGATACTAGCGAAGAAGTACATAATATTGAAAGTTTACGCCGACGATGGTTGGACAAATAAAACAGAGATTGGCAGATGAAAAACGACTTCGAAAAAGAACTCCAAATTTTTCTAAAAGAGCACCTTAGTGTGCCGGCAGATCTTAAAGTAAATCGCCATCAAGTAATAATCGATGATCGATCTGGGACCAAAGCTGAAATTAATTTCACTTATTTAAATATTTCGATGGAATATTCGATTAGTATGAATGTGTCCTCAAAACGAATTCAAAAATTTATTGAGCAGATTGATCCTCCGTATCCTTCAAATATTTCAGCGTCAAACCTCGTTTACTATTCTTATTATCTGAATGAAAAACAGTATTTTCCGTTGATGCTTCCAACGACCGAAGCTGGGAAAAAACAAACTTTCGAAAATTTTTTGAAAGTTTTCCAATCAATTTACATTCCACGGGTGTTTAATTTAATTGAATTAAACGAACAGTTAATCAATGATGTGAAAGAAAATCCCAAGCATTATTCGTATCCGTTTTTGATTGGGATGGCTGCGGCAAATCATAATACATCGATTAAAGTCGACCTAGAGGAACTGCTCAGTAAAAAGTATTTAGGGTTTGAGAATAATCTGGATCTTAAAATGGAGTTTAATCGTCAATTGGTGAGAAACGAAGATGATGATGTTTGATGATTTTATAAAGCACGGAATTACGTGCATGAAGTTTGGTGATAGTTTTTCAGATCTTGCCAGAAATTTCAGTAATTATAATGTTTTGTCGATTAATGACGCTGAAGGACAATTTGGCGTCTTTGTTGAAGGGTCAGAATTACTTTTTGATTAGTTAATGTTCAATACGAAATCGATCGATCTGATGAATTAGTTTTCAATGGACATAAAGATTCTCAAATTATTTTGGTTACTGAAAATTTATACTTTGATGAAAGTCTTACTGCGATGCAGGTTGAGAGATGACGGAATATTTAAAGTCAGTATTTAAGAAGCTAGATTTCTTTTTCTATGGAAATGAGGTTAAGAGTTTAACTTTTTTTAGCGATCAAGACGGTGATCGATTGGAAGATTTAGTATATCTTGGAAATGTTGGGATTTTTGTGGACGGAGTGAATCCGTATTTTTCTAATTTTTGGTCGGATGAAGTTGATATTTTTAACCTTTATGCAAAATATAACGAATTAAAATGATTGGAACATCAGTTAGATCCATTCGTGATTCAAACAATTAGAATTTTTCACAGTCGAGTTTATCATGAACAATTGGGGCTTTATCTTGCTGATTTGGACGAACGAAATTCGGTTTTTATTATTTTCCAAGGCGACCAATCTGATCGTATTGCCGATAATTTAAAGCAGATTCCTGCAAATGATCTAGTTTGCTACGAAAGACGGGGGTCATCAGAATGGAGAGAAGTTTAAATGGCTTTTTGGCAGTATTCTTTTTGGGCACTTCCCGAGCGCAGCATTGTAAATAAATATGGAATAACTCCGACTGAGATTTCAACGAAGAAAATTGGTTTTTAGATTATGATATTAGTGATTTTATCGATTCGATAACCTATCTTTCGAAGAACGAGCA of Xylocopilactobacillus apicola contains these proteins:
- a CDS encoding immunity 22 family protein; this encodes MNEVNIQLWIGNNFAAEDKYLKYFEQNEDANPLDPNYVEECQFLADVGDIWFDPKFMVIPKRFAESQDLQTIIDVIKVDEAEKAKIRQSATIITD